The nucleotide sequence TTGGTGAACCTTACTGTTTTTTCTTAAGCTAAAAGATTAATTTCAGAGATATCCTTTAGGTGTTCCGAGATGAAAGAATAAAGAAGGGGAGAGACGTTTCAGGTTGCATACCGGCGGACGGCGGAGTGGAGCTTCATGGAGAAGGTTTATTTCTACAGCATATAAAACATGTATTATTAATGGATTGAGcttttaaagaaatatgaaacaaaagaataggAATAGTTTAGTGGGTTATATCAAAAAATTGGGCTTATTAAATTAAGGGAGTGGCTGATGTGGCAGCACCAGGAGagagcaaagttaactttatatatatatactagggaTGAGAACCCGCGCGTTGCGCGGGCTTGCATGCTAatcagttttaattttatttttatgtagaCTCAGAGgtatatttcattaattaaaaatctacatatatactattctataaaattattataattaacattttattttttgaatctaGTGTTTTTGCACTCTTATCACATGAGCTTAGTTGGCATTGATTGTGAAACCCCGgcttgaaattataaattaggggttaaaaaatatatttgaaattaaatgtTCCCATGAAAGTgatatttacattaattttttttctttttactaNNNNNNNNNNNNNNNNNNNNNNNNNNNNNNNNNNNNNNNNNNNNNNNNNNNNNNNNNNNNNNNNNNNNNNNNNNNNNNNNNNNNNNNNNNNNNNNNNNNNNNNNNNNNNNNNNNNNNNNNNNNNNNNNNNNNNNNNNNNNNNNNNNNNNNNNNNNNNNNNNNNNNNNNNNNNNNNNNNNNNNNNNNNNNNNNNNNNNNNNNNNNNNNNNNNNNNNNNNNNNNNNNNNNNNNNNNNNNNNNNNNNNNNNNNNNNNNNNNNNNNNNNNNNNNNNNNNNNNNNNNNNNNNNNNNNNNNNNNNNNNNNNNNNNNNNNNNNNNNNNNNNNNNNNNNNNNNNNNNNNNNNNNNNNNNNNNNNNNNNNNNNNNNNNNNNNNNNNNNNNNNNNNNNNNNNNNNNNNNNNNNNNNNNNNNNNNNNNNNNNNNNNNNNNNNNNNNNNNNNNNNNNNNNNNNNNNNNNNNNNNNNNNNNNNNNNNNNNNNNNNNNNNNNNNNNNNNNNNNNNNNNNNNNNNNNNNNNNNNNNNNNNNNNNNNNNNNNNNNNNNNNNNNNNNNNNNNNNNNNNNNNNNNNNNNNNNNNNNNNNNNNNNNNNNNNNNNNNNNNNNNNNNNNNNNNNNNNNNNNNNNNNNNNNNNNNNNNNNNNNNNNNNNNNNNNNNNNNNNNNNNNNNNNNNNNNNNNNNNNNNNNNNNNNNNNNNNNNNNNNNNNNNNNNNNNNNNNNNNNNNNNNNNNNNNNNNNNNNNNNNNNNNNNNNNNNNNNNNNNNNNNNNNNNNNNNNNNNNNNNNNNNNNNNNNNNNNNNNNNNNNNNNNNNNNNNNNNNNNNNNNNNNNNNNNNNNNNNNNNNNNNNNNNNNNNNNNNNNNNNNNNNNNNNNNNgcttgaaattataaattaggggttaaaaaatatatttgaaattaaatgtTCCCATGAAAGTgatatttacattaattttttttctttttactatataattatatatgatagTATTTTGTCTGATTTAGCATTTGGTTTAAATGTGCCATCTGTTAGGCAATTATcgaaaatttatttctttccaTTTGATGAgcctatttgtttttttagtatttgatatttttgcttattatgtttttttttttggtttagttctgTAATTATTTacttgttcttcctttttttttttctctgtgaaCGCATTggctttgctctgtttctctatttttttgttctttcttcatcCATTAATCCTCTGTTTCCAGCTTCagctttctcttttgttgtaCCAACTTGGATTGCAATTTATGATGTAGTGTGGATACTAAGTGAGTTTCCTATTTCCTGGCTgggagatgtttttttttttttttNNNNNNNNNNNNNNNNNNNNNNNNNNNNNNNNNNNNNNNNNNNNNNNNNNNNNNNNNNNNNNNNNNNNNNNNNNNNNNNNNNNNNNNNNNNNNNNNNNNNNNNNNNNNNNNNNNNNNNNNNNNNNNNNNNNNNNNNNNNNNNNNNNNNNNNNNNNNNNNNNNNNNNNNNNNNNNNNNNNNNNNNNNNNNNNNNNNNNNNNNNNNNNNNNNNNNNNNNNNNNNNNNNNNNNNNNNNNNNNNNNNNNNNNNNNNNNNNNNNNNNNNNNNNNNNNNNNNNNNNNNNNNNNNNNNNNNNNNNNNNNNNNNNNNNNNNNNNNNNNNNNNNNNNNNNNNNNNNNNNNNNNNNNNNNNNNNNNNNNNNNNNNNNNNNNNNNNNNNNNNNNNNNNNNNNNNNNNNNNNNNNNNNNNNNNNNNNNNNNNNNNNNNNNNNNNNNNNNNNNNNNNNNNNNNNNNNNNNNNNNNNNNNNNNNNNNNNNNNNNNNNNNNNNNNNNNNNNNNNNNNNNNNNNNNNNNNNNNNNNNNNNNNNNNNNNNNNNNNNNNNNNNNNNNNNNNNNNNNNNNNNNNNNNNNNNNNNNNNNNNNNNNNNNNNNNNNNNNNNNNNNNNNNNNNNNNNNNNNNNNNNNNNNNNNNNNNNNNNNNNNNNNNNNNNNNNNNNNNNNNNNNNNNNNNNNNNNNNNNNNNNNNNNNNNNNNNNNNNNNNNNNNNNNNNNNNNNNNNNNNNNNNNNNNNNNNNNNNNNNNNNNNNNNNNNNNNNNNNNNNNNNNNNNNNNNNNNNNNNNNNNNNNNNNNNNNNNNNNNNNNNNNNNNNNNNNNNNNNNNNNNNNNNNNNNNNNNNNNNNNNNNNNNNNNNNNNNNNNNNNNNNNNNNNNNNNNNNNNNNNNNNNNNNNNNNNNNNNNNNNNNNNNNNNNNNNNNNNNNNNNNNNNNNNNNNNNNNNNNNNNNNNNNNNNNNNNNNNNNNNNNNNTTTAATTTGTGAAATTGACTAAAAAGTCAATCACGTGAGAGAGAGAACTAAACTTTACCCTCTTCTTTATTTGGAAGCAACACCACATTCTTCTCGCCCGATACTCGCCGGCTCCGATTTGCTTCTTGTAAACACCGGCCGCTGTAGAAACGTTAGTTCTACTTCATCTCAATAACCAGATGAAACAATTATATGGATCATATGAGAACCGACTGGAAGACAGACATGAATAAATGAAACTCTATAAACATAAATGAAACTCATTGTGTATCAAAATGcttctatatatagaataagAACTCAAAAAAGAACTCAATGTTCGAAAGAACTTCTATCTTCCTAGGTTTAGACAAAACAAACAGCAAATGTTAAGACTAAGCAGACATGACAAAACTCAATGTGTCGAGAAGAGCTTCTATCAAGCACTTGATCCCAAACTTGATGAGCTCTACATGAAAgcttatccatatatatatttggcaaTTTATAACTCTTTCGGCTCAGACTCTCACAATTTGGCTTAAAACCATTAAATAGATGGGTCCTAAGTGTCATGAAACAGCCTCCTAATCTGATCCACGCTGGCCGGTATCAATGTCACCGGACATCGCTTGTACTGTGTGATTACCACAAAAGACGGATATAAGCTTATACCGAGGTTGGGTTTTGGGAATATAGAGAAATGATTCGGAGAACTTACCTTTGTAACATACTTAAATACACATGAGTAGCAGAAAACAAATCCAGAGACCGTGACAACTGATGGATTTGCACGTTTTTGCAAGCACAACGCGCAGAGGGATCTGTTGGGAGGTAGAGGGATTCCTTCTTGGCCATCTGTtagaaaaataaccaaaaagtaCTTAGTTGATTGAGTGAAAGAAGTCTACATTAGTTTCAGTAATGCCTACGAACTGACTGATTACCGTTGGGGCTGGAGGAGGTGGAGGGTACACTGTTGGAGCTGATAATCTCTCTTCAGCTGATTGATACCACCATTCCAtcatctaaaaaaaacaaaacacacgaATATGAATGAAAAGGTTCAACTATTTTATAGATGCGATGAAAAATATACCGAGAGACAAAGACACCAAAAATATAGCAATTAGCTTTATGGCTTAACGCTGTGGCTGTAGCATACAAAATCCAACTTATGTAATCTATGCTTAGGACTATTTCCAAAGGATTCTTCTTCAGAATGTGCTGGAAGCTTTCAGACAGTATAATAAGAGAAGAACCATATACTGAAAATATTTGTGGATACTTACTTTAAAGATAAAAACTGCTGCAATCAGACCGGTTTGGGCGTAGTCAAGCACTGCATATGAGCAGCTAAGAAGTGCCCCTTGCACTGTCTAAttcaatattcaaaacaatactaTCAGACCTTGGATCACTAAAGTGAGCAGTATTAAGAATCAGCCTATCTCATTCACTAAGTTACAGGAAgtttaagaaaacagaaatcATACTTTTAACCAAGGAGGACCACGAAGCCTCTCACGCTCACGAAGCCTCTAAAAGGAGGGTAATGAAGGCATATCGATTATGGAACTTAGCTTCAACAAATCGAATTAAGCTTAGAAACAGTAAACATTGAGACGGTTTGAACAAAACCGTTCAACAATTCGACTTAATATTGGAAACAGTTAACATTGAAAGGGTTTAAACTAAACGGACCTGGAAGATCAGAATTGGTATTGGCTAGAGAAACCAACTCCTCATGAGTACGGAACCTGAAAAACTCTTTTGGGAAAATACCAAAAGACTCGTCAAGCTTTTCGAAAACAGTAGTGGATATGAGACGGATTGAGAAAGGAGAATCAGTGAGCTTGAAACGTGAGTTGCTTCTGGTGACTTCAAAGTCTGACATGATATATACATGCCCATCACACAGCGAGTTCTCAAATTTGGAAAGGAGGCTAACATTGATCGACCCTTGAATGACACAACTctagagaaaaaacagagaaattagaTAACGCTATCGTAATCAAATGAGAGGTAAATCAAGTAGAGATTGAAGAAACCTTTTCGTCAATGAGAAGGAAGTCAATTCCCATTAGTTGCCCTCCTTTTTTGACGTTTCGGGCCGGCCAGTGACGAAGCATCCTCCCTACAATCTGTTGGTGTAGGCTACCGGCCTTGAGAGTTGCGAATGACCCAACACTGGAATCCATAATAGATAATAGAATTTTCAGATAGTGAAGAAATTGTAAGATGAATGAAATTGGAGAAGAGGGCATTATATAGGATTTGAAGTAACCCAAATTGAATGGTAAGTAGTGGGACTACtattgaaagagaaaacattgaaggACTGATTAGGGGGTTTCAAACGTAAACGAAACAATAGCTTTAGAACGGAGGAAACATGAAAAGGCGTGGCGCTTGAGGTCCAACAGCGGCGGCCGGTGGAGAAGACAATCGTGCAGAAAGGGTTAGATTTGTAGATAAACGGATCATTAGATTAGGGGCCCTGAGATTTTAATTAAACAGGGCTTCGGAAAACAGAAGAAGGATATAGTGAAGAAATTGGACTATCAAGGAGACTATAGGATACGTAAATGGGCTTAATTAATTCGTTAAGGCCTTATTTAAACAATTGGGATGCTGACGTGGCTGCACCATGAAAGAGGAAAGggtactttatatatatagatatatgattacaagttgttattttttttttcattaggaGGTGTTAAACTTGCAAGGAATGGAAAATTATCAATGTATCTCTTGTGACCTCAATCACCAACGTTGCAAATGTCACCGGCAAACTTCAACCACCCCTCCAGACATGCCCCTCGATGTTACTCCAGCTTTTTGTTGCCAATGTTATTTTACTATCAttggttcctttttttttgataaatatgtgAATTTCATTGAACTAATAGTTCGAGGAACTTACAAAAGCTTGAAACAGAGGTTACttcttgccaaaaaaaaaactaaaaacaaggaaggAACCAAAAGAGAGATATAATACGTCTAAACATACTTTAACCACATCGCCACAGCGGCCTTAAAATGCTTCCTAGTCTTCTTCGCCATGATAGCGTCCCTAATCTGCCTGTCAAGACCCTTGAATAAGATAATAGTCTCAGTGGAGATGTTGTGGTGATGTCTGGCGTTACGTTCCCACCATAGTGCGTAAACAGTGGCTTGAGCAACTAGCCTTCGGAGGGAGCGTGTTGATGTTTTGTCTTTCATGTCCAACCAGCTGGTGAATGCTTCCCAAGTGTGAAAGGAGAATGACCGGTAGCCAAGTATTCTAGTTACTTCAGACCAGAGATCCTCGCTGACCTCACAATGGAGGAATAGGTGATCACGGGTTTCCTGGTACCGTCCACAGAGGCAACAGCTTGCGTCGATGTGTGTGTCCCATCTAGCCAGTCTCGCTTTTGTAGGTAACCTGTCTAGATGCAGAAGCCACATCATGAACGCATGTCTAGGTATTGCGCCCTTAAACCAAACCTGAGAAGTCCAAGGAAGAGGGTTTTGTCTCGGTCTGACCTCCTCCCAGGTCCTCTTTGTTGAGAACGTTTGAAACTCGACCGGACCTGTCATCTAGAAGAAGCTATCTTGTTCCAACGCAAGGTGTGGACTCTGAATCGTAGTAAGGTACATATGGAGATCCAAAGCTTGATTTGTGCGAGCAGGCCTAAGGATCCATCCTGTTGTCGAACAAGCATGGGCCACTTTACCTTGAAGAGGGATTCCCATTTGATTTGGACCGGAAGGTCCGAGGTAGTCTATTAAGGGGCCAAAGGGCGTCCACCAGAAATTTATCAGCTGACCGTTACCGAGCCTTGCCTTGAGGAAGCGTCTTGCAGTGTGTCTAAGGTTCAACATGGCCTTCCAGGTCCATGAGGAATGTTTCTTTGCATCCATAGCCCAGAAAGATCCATCCTTTATCTTGGTATTGCGCAACCACAAAGCCCACAGCGAATCGGAAGCAGCAAACAGTCTCCAAATTAATTTGAGACAGAGTGTTCTGTTCCAAAGGCTTAAGTTTCTCAGACCCAATCCCCCTTCTTCTTTTGGGAGACAAACATTACTCCAGGCGACTTTTGCTGACCCTCGCTTGGTTACATCACCATTACTCTCAATCTTCTTGATGCAGCCTTTTGGAAGGATAAAAGCCGAGATCCAGAAGTTTAGAGTACCATGGATCACGGAGGATAGGAGTTGCAGTCTGCCCGCATAAGAAAGAGCTCTAGCTGCCCACGAACTGAAACGCTTTGTTAATGCATCCAGCCGTGGCCTATATTCTGATATCCAGCAGTGGCCTATCATTGGTtccttcttccttttccttctCTTAGTTCAAGTTTTAATCTGTCTCATTCTCATCGCAAAACAAAGTTGTTACGTAGAGCTTTTTGCCGATTCCGTCTCCGTCTCAAACGCAAACGTTTCATCCGCTGATTGGAGGATTGGTTTCGTCGCGAGGAGTCCAGTCACCAGCTGTGATATCTCTCTACGTACTCTCAATTCGCGTTTACTCCGAGGCAGCCAAGTTATCTCcaaatcatcatcttcctcgaTGTATTCTTCAGGAAACCATATAGAGGTCGTTTTCGAGAAGGTGGTTATGCCGGAAGTTACTGGAGACGTGATTTGGGATCTTCGTGTTGATATTATGTATGCAATGAAGACagattctaatatatatataaaaggttttTTGATGGCCTTTTGTCCCAATATCCCGGTGAATATCACGATGGATCCGACGGGGAAGGTGATGGGATCGTTGCTTGGAAATGTGAGACGGTGTGAGTATGATTTCCGCAGAGACTTGGCTTAATTCTCTCAGATCATGATGAATCATATATGGTCTCTATTTCTTGGCTTTAGATTATTGTTATTGTATTTTCTGCAACATTAGTTTTggtttactttatttttaagatttgataaaataatatgagaCATTATAAGAACATGGttacaaccttttttttttgtaaacaaaagaACATGGTTATAgtctaatttataatttttttctattccaTTTGTTCtcatcttaaaaaaaagaagagttcaaacatatataaatcataataaaatgagacatatatattgttgaatctttggtCGACGTCCGATCATATCAATGATTTGAGATAAGATATCCTCAAAAAGAACAGACATAAGATATCATGCTGACATGCTTCATGCTTCATGCATTCCCCATTCAATGCAATTGCCTCTCGTAAAAGAATTGCATTTCATTTCGTGTAATTAAGAATCCCATTTGCGTCCAAGTCTATGCAATTAAACGTAGTAATATACATTTGTGTCAATTAAAAACACTCAAAATGATATATGTCTGCcacttttggttttggatactTATATCACAGCTTAATTTACCAATATTCTAGGCTAACTAGGCTCTGACGATTTATCTTCGATCTTCCGCAATTATGTAATAGGCAAAATCCTCACACCCCATTTTCCCTTCAACTTTGCTAGTGAATTTCCGAGCTAGCAACCTGAGTGGAAATTAATCTAACCCTATATCCGAGTccgagagattttttttttttttgaactataACTCTGTTAATATTTGATAAGTTCTTCGTTAACATAGAGATAAAAAGTTTTCAAGGCCAGTTATTTAGTATGATTTGGAAGCTTGCATTGCAGCGCATTAATAATGTTGTTGATCTGCCAATCGGTTTATCTCTATTGCTGGCTCTCCCTGATCCTTTATCCTACATATTACCATTAACTCAACTGTTCCAGTGTCAACTTGTAATTAGGATAGTCTGAACTctactctttctctttctagtCAATGGTTGCTTAGATTAAGGATACCGCTAGTCCGAAGACTGCTAGTGAACCTTAACCAGCATCGGTTGCTTGTTTGGCCAAAGAGTCTCTTAAGAACCCTGTTACTCGAAGCAAAATCGGATGACCCTCTCAAAGGAGACAGTTTGGGGAagcttggcattatgatcccacctcTAAGGAGTGGGGGTTACCGATGCTTCACCAACTCTCTACCTATACCTTGCTTATTCTCAATGATCTTTAAACCGCTAATCAACTACTTCTTGAAGTCTTCTCATTTTAGCTTGAAGactagtggcattatgaccctCACTCCAAGGAAGAGTGGTTACCACAACCTCTTTAAGTATTCTTCTATCAACCTCGGACCAATAACTACATGTGTAGCAACCGGTCATCAGAGCCATAGCAACCCTGCTCGTCCTCTTGGCATCTCAGCTGTGCCAGTTTCATCTCCGCCCAGTTTTCGAAGTCTCAAGACAGTGGCTCCCTACTCCTTTGACTTGCTCATGGAGTCTGCATCGATTTATCTTGATCTCACAAGTTCCATATTGCTCCTAAGCAGATGGTTCACAGCTCTCAAGCTTTTCACATCGATTCCCCATATCTATCTTTGTACTTTTGTTCCTCTATGCTTTTATTTAGCTTACCCTGTGTTGTAACTATCCTGTATGTTACTTTCTGTTTGAATGGAATGATAACATctatttgatcaaaaaaaaaaaaatgtaggaTAAAGGATcagaaaaaggataaaaaaaaacatgtaggatatatgatacttttttttttttttttttttttttttttttttttttaataccaNTAAAATTCAACTCTGGATTGGTTATCCCACAAACTTTCTTTTCTAGTTTGAATGGATAAACTTTTTTTGCcgtaaaaatttttaaaaacatgaaattaaaattctaaacatgTAAAAGCAAGAATAGAAGATTTGAGTAATGGTATAATTTcggaaaattacaaaatcaaaatctttaaaaatgaTTCAAAAGATGTTAAAATCACATGAAAAAAGAGGTTGgagtttttatgtattttgaaaattcataTTTCAAATTggaataaaacaataaaattgttAAAGGTCTTTGAGCGAGTTGTCAAAAAATTAGAGGATGCTACATTATATATGAGATTGGATTTTTCAGagagtgttttcttttttcttgcaaATTAATTGGGTTAATAATCAGAAGTTAAGAATATTGTAGGcggaactatatatatatccggTGTGTTCTcgagtattaaaattaatatttttctatcgTTGGTATATATAGTGCAAGATTGTCAATAAAAGTATCCGAATATTGCGGAGAGAGCTGCTCTACATTGTCGTTCATCATAATATCGCATGTAGGTACCatctcttttttaataaaagggtaGTACACAACCTAAAATTGGTAGACCatataatattacaataaattataactaagattaattatttgataggttatatggattaattatttgatagattatatagatttaggattaTAATCTtcttaaaaaggatattttaaagaattaaataaaatctcaaaaaatatttaactaactatatatagacaaaaaatctcagaaattaaCAGAAATTAAtcactttttcatatattacaaATGATTTCTGATTatactaaaaatcaaattttacctaactttatttgaaaattttgactgagtaacgggtcaaaatttgaatatttaaattcatttcatatatttcttttgttgaattgtatagttttgtatatttattaaactttttaaataatttaatttggaatctttaaaaatagtttaatttgatattatcaAGAATAGTATCAATATATGATacatcaaaaagttaaaaattataaacactctaatttgatttgttatagcacagatcaataatatatcactataatatgaacaaaaattcaagaaatatgattttttttgctaaagcacgggttaaaatttcaaaaatatgatctcttagattaaatttaagtttggaataatgttgttaGATAGTTTTTTGCgggatgattttgacaaacatatgttacatatttggtcctaaaattaatatgagCTATACTATATGTAAAATCATAgaataacaatcaaaatataatatttaattttaaacactaaacaaatcaaataaattaacaaacaaaaattaatttttttatcacacaacttaaTCCGCATTATACCGCGGGTcaaaatatagatatagtagaatatatcttacaaatatatgttattttcataagtcatattcaatatatgatttcatgccataatattttatcaaaacaaataaaataatcacatatataatgtttaaataaaaattaccaaacaaaacaaaaagaacgaATTTAAACCCGTGCTCTACCACGGGTCATATTCtagtttataatataattagatcAAAACTATATACTTATAATGTAGGAGACGATTCAAAGgaaaaatttgtttataaatagaaaaatttcacatttatttgtattttgaaatcaataatatcttcaaaacataatCTGAATCCTATcgacataaaattttaaagaaaaaaataaagtaaataggAGATTAAATCGATCTTatcaacacataaacaaaatattatatatattacacatattcTTTCTTTTCGTCTCTATAAACTAAGAAGTCTTTTTGTCCTCTCCAAACTAAAACACACGTACaaacagagagaacaaaaaattaagaatgGGTTACAAAACCAATTCTTACGACATGGCAGAAGAAGCAACTTTGCCGAAAACGCAAGATCGTGAACCCACAGGCAAAGAAGGTGGACTGGTATGCACAGGTTTTTGCGGCGGTATCTTCACCGTCATCGCCTTATTGGTGTATCTCTATAACTTCGTCGACAATGCTCCCTGCGACGCCAAATTCTCAATCGAATCCATTGCCCTATCTCCCTCCTCCGCTACATGGCATGTTGATTTCCTCGTCAAAAACCCGAGCTCTAGGTATCATATATATAGCTTCATCTATATATCAACCCTAGTTTCATCTATATTGTCATATTAATATATGTCTATATATGGTCATATTGCAGGTATTCTATCCTCTACGGAGGCGACGAAACTACGGTGAGGCTAGGTCCCTTAAACGCTGCCGTTTTAAATACTTCTCACGAACGTAAGTCTCCAAGTCACACGGCTTTCTCAGTGGATTTCGTTGCCGAGGGTAATACAAACGGCGTTGTTTTTGAACAATTAGATATCAAGTTAAGGGCAAAGCATAAAAATTACGGAGAGAGCGATAACGCTGGACATGTTGATATAAGGTGTCACAATCTAACCCGAAGACATGAGAACGTTGAGAAGATTCATTGTCACTCTTCTTTCACAAAGTTGGAGATTTTATCACGATATCATTACAGTAATACTACTAATTAGGTGTTTTTCATCTTACAATTCCTGTACTATTTACTCAAGATCTTTTTTCTTCCATACAATTTTGCAAATTAAActacataatttttcttttcatttgtttaagatcTTATTTCATTCTCTTTAACCAAactatatttatgtatttatgacAATACTAGAATTATcatgttttcaaatatttacTACGTTAGATATTGTTAGCTCTTTTCACAAATTCAAACCGAAACTCCTGAAGACAAGGAGGGCCGTCTGTTCTAGCTTTGATGTTCCAACAAGCATATAAGATCCATGATCACTTTTGAAAAAATCGAGGCATTGTTTAACAAACCCAAGAGTATCAGAGGTAGCTGCCAATTCGTTATTGAAAGGTTATTatgctcttttttttagttatctTGATGGAGTTGGGTCTTTATTTGCATCATCAATTAATAGGATGATCGGACCTTTATCCGGGTTAGCATGTATAGGTTTTAATATCATGTAAATTGAAGTCTTCTAAAAATCTGTTTTGGATTGTTAGAGAAATTTAAGTGATTtcctaataattatataaatatatttagaatataAATGGTAATTTCGAATTTGAAGTTAATTACTTAAACTAACTGATGAAATATTTGGTGGTATTACATATTGAAATCTAATTATATATGGTTGACTGGTTGCTAAACTTTATTTATTGATTGTTTCCAAATTGAATAATTTTGCATATGCTAATGTTACaatgttttccatttttttaggTAATTCAAAATTGGTAAAGATATGTGGAAATCTCAGAAAATCTTtccgtatttttttattatcatttttttattatacatattagaaaTGATAACAAAATTGATAAAAAGATTTGAATGTAATTATAAATATCTCATTAATTCTCATTAGTATTTtcgtttttgtatatttttaaaatttatttttcagatctttaaaattaattatataatcattatttatgaattatatatatatattaaattggaTTTTCATTTCCggaaatatatactaatatataaccaaattaatttagtttacatatataaaaaaattgagatcTTACTGATTGATAGTATAGATATTTACTAAAGATTGAGATCTTACTGATTTGTACAACCAATTATCTTGTTGCTTAGGAACGTTTTTGGTAGGATTTTATATTGGACCGTTGGACGACATAGTTTTCCTATTTATGTTagggtgaattactcaaatgttactcattttaggtaatattaccagaatctacaaaaaactttttcattactagaatgtttcgggtattttcaaaatacctagcgtgcccctgttttatgttaccggaaaaaacgttattacaaaaatgccattgccacgtcagatgccacgtcagaaatcgctgac is from Camelina sativa cultivar DH55 chromosome 20, Cs, whole genome shotgun sequence and encodes:
- the LOC109124538 gene encoding peroxisome biogenesis protein 12-like isoform X1, whose amino-acid sequence is MQGALLSCSYAVLDYAQTGLIAAVFIFKMMEWWYQSAEERLSAPTVYPPPPPAPTMAKKESLYLPTDPSARCACKNVQIHQLSRSLDLFSATHVYLSMLQSGRCLQEANRSRRVSGEKNVVLLPNKEEGKV
- the LOC109124538 gene encoding peroxisome biogenesis protein 12-like isoform X2, translated to MQGALLSCSYAVLDYAQTGLIAAVFIFKMMEWWYQSAEERLSAPTVYPPPPPAPTMAKKESLYLPTDPSARCACKNVQIHQLSRSLDLFSATHVYLSMLQSTSDVR
- the LOC104772432 gene encoding uncharacterized protein LOC104772432; amino-acid sequence: MGYKTNSYDMAEEATLPKTQDREPTGKEGGLVCTGFCGGIFTVIALLVYLYNFVDNAPCDAKFSIESIALSPSSATWHVDFLVKNPSSRYSILYGGDETTVRLGPLNAAVLNTSHERKSPSHTAFSVDFVAEGNTNGVVFEQLDIKLRAKHKNYGESDNAGHVDISCYVELFANSVSVSNANVSTADWRIGFVARSPNTGCEISLHPLSSRLLRGSHVISNPSSPSPLSLGNSTDVVFEKVVLPQVTEDVIWDLRVEILYAMKTRVRDVRGLLTAVCPDIPVKFTTDPAGKMTGSLLGYMRRCELELRADLA